A single window of Onychomys torridus chromosome 8, mOncTor1.1, whole genome shotgun sequence DNA harbors:
- the LOC118588652 gene encoding olfactory receptor 1361-like → MDRKNQTSVTEFLLLGLAGQSDQEEVVFGLFLGMYLITISGNLLIILAISCDPHLHTPMYFFLANLSTVDICFSSVTVPKALVNHVLGSKSISYTECMTQIYFFITFINMDGFLLSVMAYDRYVAICHPLHYTMMMRPRLCVLLVAISWVITNLHALLHTLLMVQLTFCSRNAVHHFFCDPYPILKLSCSDTFINDITAFTVGGLTSITPFTCITVSYAYILSNVLKFPSIQGIRKALSTCGSHLTVVCLFYGAILGVYMHPSSTYSVQDTVATAFFTVVTPMVNPFIYSLRNHDVKGALRKLIFRSHLSPLLSPTVLIGIVVHLPTGAG, encoded by the coding sequence ATGGACAGAAAGAACCAGACATCAGTCACAGAATTCCTCCTCCTGGGACTTGCTGGGCAGTCAGACCAAGAAGAGGTCGTCTTTGGGCTGTTCTTGGGAATGTACCTGATCACCATCTCTGGGAACCTTCTCATCATCCTGGCCATCAGCTGTGACCCTcatctccacacacccatgtacttctttTTAGCCAACCTCTCCACTGTTGACATTTGCTTTTCCTCAGTCACTGTCCCCAAAGCATTGGTGAATCACGTGTTGGGAAGTAAGTCCATCTCTTACACAGAGTGTATGACCCAGATCTATTTCTTCATCACATTCATCAACATGGATGGCTTCCTGCTGAGTGTGATGgcttatgaccgctatgtggccatttgTCACCCACTCCACTACACCATGATGATGAGGCCCagactctgtgtcctcctggTGGCCATATCATGGGTCATCACAAACCTGCATGCTCTCTTGCACACTCTGCTCATGGTTCAACTCACGTTCTGTTCCCGTAATGCTGTACACCACTTCTTCTGTGACCCCTACCCTATCCTGAAACTCTCTTGTTCTGACACCTTTATCAATGACATCACAGCCTTCACTGTAGGTGGGCTGACTTCTATCACACCATTCACGTGTATCACTGTTTCATATGCTTATATCCTCTCCAATGTACTGAAGTTTCCATCCATTCAGGGAATAAGAAAAGCCCTGTCCACATGTGGTTCTCACCTCACTGTGGTCTGCCTCTTCTATGGGGCAATCCTGGGGGTCTATATGCACCCTTCATCTACATATTCGGTACAAGACACAGTGGCCACTGCCTTTTTCACAGTGGTGACACCCATGGTCAATCCTTTCATCTATAGCCTGAGGAATCATGATGTCAAAGGAGCCCTGAGAAAACTCATATTTAGGAG